The proteins below are encoded in one region of Dioscorea cayenensis subsp. rotundata cultivar TDr96_F1 chromosome 18, TDr96_F1_v2_PseudoChromosome.rev07_lg8_w22 25.fasta, whole genome shotgun sequence:
- the LOC120282675 gene encoding 1-aminocyclopropane-1-carboxylate oxidase homolog 7-like gives MAMVCEGLVVDLRKLEELSCLEGRGMASHYYPPCPEADRTFGLIDHTDPGILTVLVQDNIGGLQVKSLRDECWVDVKPIPGALVVNVGDLL, from the exons ATGGCTATGGTGTGTGAAGGGCTCGTGGTGGACCTAAGAAAGCTGGAGGAGCTTTCATGTCTGGAGGGAAGAGGGATGGCTAGTCACTACTAC CCACCTTGCCCCGAGGCAGATCGGACATTTGGCCTCATTGATCACACAGATCCAGGCATTTTAACTGTTCTGGTTCAAGATAATATTGGTGGGCTTCAGGTGAAGAGTTTGAGGGATGAGTGTTGGGTTGATGTGAAACCCATCCCTGGAGCTCTTGTTGTCAACGTTGGTGATCTCCTCTAG